The following coding sequences are from one Musa acuminata AAA Group cultivar baxijiao chromosome BXJ1-6, Cavendish_Baxijiao_AAA, whole genome shotgun sequence window:
- the LOC103988292 gene encoding BOI-related E3 ubiquitin-protein ligase 1, with the protein MAVQAQHLSNSTFSPDFRSWAGNDVMEELHLVQDQRKMLGVYTGRPGGVNDGTVFSDPNSELSCNASGPRKRPREAELLVALQQPSQDYKLNLESRLRYPNLMNRLVPLSSIAANVTPSGCQHSRLVESGGTSTSGRPVSLLTQDLVSHLLTQKIEIDALVRLQSERLRGGLNEAWRSRCWTLLQRGEQHAAKRLREKDVELEKALRRNSELEERIRQVSAEIQMWSSVAKNHETVAANLQASLEQVLREAAAAPDPQEGYGDTDDDAHSGSFADAPAPLEVDARRRRKGTCQACGHGKACVLLLPCRHLCLCKVCESTVDACPVCHSAMNCFIRVFIS; encoded by the exons ATGGCCGTGCAAGCGCAGCATCTCTCCAACAGTACTTTCTCGCCGGACTTCCGCAGCTG GGCCGGGAACGATGTTATGGAAGAACTCCATCTGGTGCAGGACCAGCGCAAGATGCTTGGGGTATACACCGGCCGTCCTGGCGGCGTCAACGATGGCACGGTGTTCAGCGACCCCAATAGCGAGCTATCTTGCAATGCTTCCGGGCCGAGGAAGCGGCcgcgggaggccgagctgctcgtGGCGCTGCAGCAACCCTCCCAGGATTACAAGCTTAACCTCGAGTCGCGGCTCCGCTACCCCAACCTCATGAACAGGCTGGTTCCGTTGAGCTCGATCGCCGCCAACGTCACCCCCTCCGGCTGTCAGCACAGCCGCTTGGTCGAGTCGGGCGGTACCTCCACCAGTGGCCGTCCCGTTTCCCTTCTCACTCAAGACCTTGTATCCCATCTCTTAACCCAGAAGATCGAGATCGACGCCCTCGTTCGTCTTCAG AGCGAGCGACTGCGGGGTGGATTGAACGAGGCGTGGAGGAGTCGTTGTTGGACGCTGCTGCAGAGGGGGGAGCAACATGCTGCCAAGCGGCTGAGGGAGAAGGACGTCGAACTGGAGAAAGCGCTGCGGAGGAACTCGGAGCTAGAGGAGAGGATACGGCAGGTGAGTGCAGAGATCCAGATGTGGAGCAGCGTCGCCAAGAACCACGAGACGGTCGCTGCCAACCTGCAGGCCAGCCTCGAGCAGGTCCTCCGGGAAGCCGCCGCTGCCCCCGACCCCCAGGAGGGCTACGGTGACACCGACGATGATGCCCACTCAGGCTCTTTCGCGGATGCTCCGGCGCCTCTGGAGGTGGATGCTCGCCGGCGTCGGAAGGGGACCTGCCAGGCGTGCGGGCATGGGAAGGCTTGCGTTCTGCTGCTCCCCTGTAGGCACCTTTGCTTATGCAAGGTCTGCGAGTCGACGGTCGACGCGTGTCCTGTGTGCCACTCCGCTATGAACTGCTTCATCCGAGTATTTATATCGTAA
- the LOC135675408 gene encoding uncharacterized protein LOC135675408 has product MATKKAVLRAMKLFIVGLIVQGGFFHGLHNLTYGVDILRIRWMGILQRIAVAYLLAAVCEIRLKNDDDDSDVYSGYYLIRRYRFQLLVSLILTTIYMVLLYGLYVPDWEYQIPVAGSKTKSFSVKCGVRGDIGPACNAVGMIDRQVLGIQHLYQRPVYERTKQCSINSPASGPLPSDAPPWCQAPFDPEGLLSSVMAIVTCLIGLQFGHAIIHFKGHKNRIIQWMIPSLFLLVFAFLLDFGFGMHMNKALYTLSYTCFTAGVAGILFTGLYVLVRDPKLFTSFKHFHSICIILSSRDTTRYDYSLLISTG; this is encoded by the exons ATGGCAACCAAGAAAGCTGTACTTCGAGCAATGAAGCTCTTCATTGTAGGCCTTATTGTTCAAG GTGGTTTCTTCCATGGCCTTCACAATTTAACTTATGGAGTTGACATTTTGAGAATACGATGGATGGGCATATTACAG AGAATTGCAGTAGCCTATCTGTTGGCTGCAGTATGTGAAATCCGGCTTAAAAATGACGATGATGATAGTGATGTCTACTCTGGATACTACCTAATCAGGCGATACCGATTTCAACT GCTGGTGAGTTTGATTCTTACTACCATTTACATGGTTCTCCTGTATGGTTTATATGTTCCTGATTGGGAATATCAGATACCAGTGGCAGGCTCCAAGACCAAGTCCTTCTCA GTCAAATGTGGGGTGAGGGGTGACATAGGACCTGCTTGCAATGCTGTGGGAATGATTGATCGTCAAGTCCTTGGCATCCAACATCTGTATCAACGTCCCGTGTACGAAAGAACAAAG CAATGCAGCATAAATTCACCAGCTAGTGGCCCACTTCCATCTGATGCTCCTCCATGGTGCCAAGCTCCTTTTGATCCTGAAGGGCTACTTAG TTCTGTCATGGCAATTGTTACTTGCTTGATCGGGTTGCAATTCGGGCATGCTATCATACATTTTAAG GGTCACAAGAACAGAATTATACAGTGGATGATTCCTTCCTTATTTCTATTAGTGTTCGCCTTTTTGTTGGACTTCGGCTTTG GAATGCATATGAACAAGGCCCTGTACACATTAAGTTATACATGCTTCACCGCTGGGGTTGCTGGGATTCTCTTCACTGGACTATATGTGTTGGTTAGAGATCCAAAACTGTTCACTTCTTTCAAACATTTCCATTCAATATGTATAATTCTTTCATCTAGGGATACAACCAGATATGACTACTCactcttgatatctacaggttga
- the LOC135675983 gene encoding acetyl-coenzyme A synthetase, chloroplastic/glyoxysomal-like — translation MTTGEAAVEASPQRSLASSDHLRHVESMTQLPSGAGQISHLNAVILGEPLASEENDRVFPSHDFSRQALVSSPEQYWKMYKRSVEDPAGFWSEIASQFYWREKWYPEVYSENIDVSKGTVKFEWFKGARTNICYNAVDQNVEAGNGGKVAIYWEGNEPGDDGQLTYAELLEKVCQLANYLKHVGVQKGDAVVIYLPMLMELPITMLACARIGAVHSVVFAGFSAESLAQRIIDCKPKVVITCNAVKRGSKAIHLKEIVDSALIESVKNGVPVGLCLTFENQSAMKREDTKWTEGRDVWWQDVVPQFPTKCAVEWVDAEDPLFLLYTSGSTGKPKGVLHTAGGYMVYTATTFKYAFDYKPSDIYWCTADCGWITGHSYVTYGPLLNGATVVVFEGAPNYPDSGRCWDIVDKYKVTIFYTAPTLVRSLMREGNEYVTRYSRKSLRVLGSVGEPINPSAWRWFYNVVGDSRCPISDTWWQTETGGFMITPLPGAWPQKPGSATFPFFGVQPVIVDEKGNEIEGECSGYLCIKRSWPGAFRTLYGDHERYETTYFKPFAGYYFTGDGCSRDKDGYYWLTGRVDDVINVSGHRIGTAEVESALVSHPQCAEAAVVGVEHEIKGQGIYAFVTLVEGVPYSEELRKSLILIVRNQIGAFAAPDKIHWAPGLPKTRSGKIMRRILRKIASRQLDELGDTSTLADPSVVDQLIELRDC, via the exons ATGACGACGGGcgaggcggcggtggaggcgTCTCCGCAGCGGAGCCTGGCTTCCTCGGACCACCTCCGGCACGTGGAGTCGATGACCCAGCTGCCATCCGGCGCCGGTCAGATCTCCCACCTCAACGCCGTCATCCTCGGCGAGCCCCTCGCGTCCGAGGAGAACGACCGCGTCTTCCCCTCCCACGACTTCTCCCGCCAGGCCCTTGTCTCCTCCCCCGAACAG TATTGGAAAATGTACAAGAGGTCGGTGGAGGATCCTGCAGGATTCTGGTCGGAGATCGCTTCCCAGTTTTACTGGAGAGAGAAGTGGTATCCGGAGGTCTACAGTGAAAACATTGATGTGAGCAAGGGGACCGTCAAGTTTGAG TGGTTTAAAGGAGCCAGGACGAACATCTGTTACAATGCTGTGGATCAGAATGTTGAGGCAGGAAATGGTGGAAAAGTTGCTATCTATTGGGAAGGCAATGAACCAGGGGATGATGGGCAGTTGACTTATGCTGAACTCTTGGAGAAGGTTTGCCAG CTTGCCAACTACTTGAAACATGTCGGGGTTCAGAAAGGAGATGCGGTGGTGATTTACCTCCCTATGCTGATGGAGTTGCCAATCACAATGTTAGCCTGTGCTCGTATCGGTGCAGTCCACTCG GTTGTGTTTGCAGGCTTCTCAGCGGAGTCTCTTGCACAAAGAATTATCGATTGCAAACCTAAGGTTGTAATAACCTGCAATGCTGTGAAGAGAGGTTCCAAAGCCATCCATCTCAAAGAGATAGTTGACAGCGCCCTCATTGAATCTGTCAAAAATGGAGTCCCTGTAG GCCTGTGCTTGACCTTTGAAAACCAGTCGGCAATGAAGAGAGAAGATACCAAGTGGACAGAAGGAAGAGATGTCTGGTGGCAG GATGTTGTCCCACAATTTCCAACCAAGTGTGCTGTAGAATGGGTTGATGCAGAAGATCCATTATTTCTCTTGTACACAAGTGGTAGCACTGGAAAACCAAAG GGTGTTCTGCATACAGCCGGGGGATATATGGTATATACTGCAACAACATTCAAATATGCATTTGACTATAAGCCATCAGATATATATTG GTGTACTGCCGATTGTGGCTGGATCACAGGACACAGCTATGTTACATATGGCCCTCTTTTGAATGGAGCTACTGTTGTGGTATTTGAAGGG GCTCCAAACTACCCTGATAGTGGACGTTGTTGGGATATCGTTGATAAATATAAGGTTACAATCTTTTACACTGCTCCAACTTTGGTGCGTTCACTGATGCGTGAAGGAAATGAG TATGTCACTCGTTACTCTCGGAAATCTCTCCGTGTTCTCGGTAGCGTAGGAGAGCCTATCAATCCTAGTGCATGGAG GTGGTTTTACAATGTTGTCGGGGATTCACGGTGCCCTATTTCAGATACCTGGTGGCAAACAGAGACCGGTGGCTTCATG ATTACACCTTTACCTGGTGCCTGGCCGCAGAAGCCGGGTTCTGCTACCTTTCCTTTCTTTGGTGTTCAA CCGGTTATAGTTGATGAGAAAGGGAACGAGATAGAAGGTGAATGTAGCGGATATCTTTGCATCAAGAGGTCATGGCCTGGGGCATTCCGCACACTGTATGGTGATCATGAGAGATATGAAACAACATATTTTAAACCATTTGCTGGTTATTATTTTACTGGTGATGGATGCAGCAG GGACAAGGATGGTTACTATTGGCTCACTGGGAGAGTTGATGATGTCATCAATGTCAG TGGACATCGTATTGGCACTGCAGAAGTAGAATCTGCTCTTGTTTCACATCCCCAGTGTGCTGAGGCTGCTGTAGTTGGTGTTGAACATGAG ATTAAAGGACAGGGCATTTATGCTTTTGTCACTTTAGTGGAGGGTGTTCCTTACAGTGAAGAGCTACGGAAAAGCCTCATTTTGATTGTCCGAAACCAG ATTGGTGCATTTGCTGCCCCTGACAAAATCCACTGGGCACCTGGACTTCCAAAGACAAGGAGTGGAAAGATCATGAGGAGGATCCTACGAAAAATTGCATCCAGGCAGCTAGATGAACTTGGTGATACCAGTACACTTGCCGACCCAAGTGTTGTGGACCAGCTAATTGAGCTACGTGATTGCTAG
- the LOC135675982 gene encoding nascent polypeptide-associated complex subunit beta-like, with translation MNVEKLMKMAGAVRTGGKGSMRRKKKAVHKTTTTDDKRLQSTLKRIGVNTIPAIEEVNIFKDDLVIQFANPKVQASIAANTWVVSGTPQTKKLQDLLPGIINQLGPDNLENLKKLAEHLQKQVPSTGAAVKQEDDDDDVPELVPGETFEAAADENQAS, from the exons ATGAACGTAGAGAAGCTTATGAAGATGGCTGGTGCCGTTCGCACTGGTGGAAAGGGCAGTATGCGCAG GAAGAAGAAGGCAGTTCACAAGACTACAACAACTGATGACAAGAGACTTCAAAGCACTTTGAAAAGAATAGGCGTGAATACTATCCCTGCTATAGAAGAAGTCAACATTTTTAAGGATGACTTGGTTATTCAATTTGCCAACCCTAAAG TGCAAGCTTCAATTGCAGCCAATACATGGGTTGTTAGTGGAACTCCTCAGACAAAGA AACTTCAAGACCTGCTACCTGGGATCATTAACCAACTTG ggCCTGATAACTTAGAGAACCTGAAGAAGCTTGCAGAGCACCTACAGAAACAGGTGCCAAGCACAGGAGCTGCTGTGAAACAGgaggatgatgacgatgatgtccCTGAGCTGGTGCCTGGAGAGACATTTGAAGCTGCTGCTGATGAAAATCAAGCTTCATAG
- the LOC103987281 gene encoding ribonuclease TUDOR 1, whose protein sequence is MASAAGATGWLRGKVKAVTSGDCLVIMGSTKADIPPEKTITLSSLIAPRLARRGGIDEPFAWESREFLRKLCIGKDVTFKVDYTVPTIGREFGSVFLGDKNVAFLVVSEGWAKVREQGQQKGEASPYLAELQRLEEQAKQQGLGRWSKVPGASESAVRNLPPSAIGDPGNFDAMGLLAAKKGKPMQGIVEQVRDGGTVRVYLLPEFQFVQVFVAGVQAPSMGRRPVSDPIPESDVTTDDTNGEISGENRQPVTSAQRLAASSASFTEVAPDPFGREAKHFTETRVLNRDVRIVLEGVDKYSNLIGSVYYPDGDIAKDLALELVQNGFAKFVEWSANMMEDDAKRKLKAADLQAKKDRLRIWTNYVPPASNSKAIHDQNFTGKVVEIVSGDCIIVADDAVPYGSPLAERRVNLSSIRAPKMGNPRRDEKPAPYAREAKEFLRTRLIGHQVNVSMEYSRKVGMADGPNAIVSSSADTRVMDFGSVFLVKSEGDETSSPSPNQPVGTNVAEMVVSRGFATIVRHRDFEERSNHYDALLAAESRAINSRKGIHSARDPPVMHITDLTTASAKKARDFLPFLQRSRRHTAVVEYVLSGHRFKLLIPKETCSIAFSFSGVRCPGREEPFSDEAIALMRRKILQRDVEIEVETVDRTGTFLGSLWESKTNTAITLLEAGLAKLQTSFGSDKIADAHLLSQAEQSARRLKLKIWENYVEGQEVSNGPSAEAKQKEVLKVVVTEVLGGGKFYVQTVGDQKVDAIQQQLAALNIKEAPVIGSFNPAKGDVVLAQFSIDDSWNRAMIVSGPRGAVESPNDKFEVFYIDYGNQEIVPYSRLRPLDPSVSSAPGLAQLCCLAYIKVPNLEDDFGQEAAEYLSECTMNNSKEFRAMIEERDTSGGKARGQGSGTVLMVTLVDVEAEVSINATMLQEGLARLERKKRWDTRERKAALDNLEEFQGKAKGDRLNIWQYGDVQSDDEESAPPPRKAGGR, encoded by the exons ATGGCATCAGCGGCAGGAGCAACGGGATGGCTGAGGGGGAAAGTCAAGGCTGTTACCTCGGGGGATTGTCTGGTTATTATGGGAAGCACAAAAGCAGATATCCCTCCTGAGAAGACCATCACTTTGTCTTCTCTGATTGCCCCTAGATTG GCCCGTCGAGGTGGTATTGATGAACCATTTGCATGGGAGAGCAGGGAATTTTTGAGGAAACTTTGCATTGGAAAG GATGTCACATTCAAGGTGGACTACACAGTTCCAACAATTGGGCGAGAGTTTGGTTCTGTTTTTCTTGGAGATAAGAATGTTGCATTTTTAGTTGTTTCTGAAGGATGGGCAAAA GTAAGGGAACAAGGTCAACAGAAAGGTGAAGCAAGCCCATACTTAGCAGAGCTACAACGTTTGGAAGAGCAAGCCAAGCAACAGGGTTTAGGGCGTTGGAGCAAG GTACCGGGTGCTTCAGAGTCAGCTGTAAGAAATCTACCACCTTCAGCCATTGGTGATCCTGGTAATTTTGATGCCATGGGACTGCTAGCTGCAAAGAAGGGCAAGCCCATGCAAGGGATTGTTGAGCAGGTCCGTGATGGAGGCACTGTTCGTGTCTACCTCCTCCCTGAGTTCCAGTTTGTTCAAGTTTTTGTCGCTGGGGTTCAG GCTCCTTCAATGGGAAGAAGGCCTGTTAGTGACCCCATTCCTGAGAGTGATGTCACTACTGATGATACAAATGGTGAAATTTCGGGTGAAAATCGGCAGCCAGTAACATCAGCCCAAAGGCTTGCTGCCTCTTCAGCATCATTCACCGAAGTTGCACCAGATCCATTTGGGAGGGAAGCCAAACACTTTACAGAAACTCGTGTTTTAAACAGAGAC GTCAGGATTGTGCTGGAAGGTGTAGACAAATATAGCAATCTAATTGGCTCAGTTTATTATCCGGATGGTGATATTGCAAAAGACCTTGCTCTGGAGCTTGTACAGAAT GGTTTTGCTAAGTTTGTGGAATGGAGTGCAAACATGATGGAGGATGATGCCAAACGGAAACTGAAGGCTGCTGATCTTCAGGCAAAGAAGGATCGCTTGAGAATCTGGACAAACTATGTTCCTCCAGCTTCAAATTCAAAGGCaattcatgatcaaaatttcacAGGAAAA GTCGTAGAGATAGTGAGTGGAGACTGCATAATTGTTGCTGATGATGCTGTTCCCTATGGTAGCCCATTAGCTGAGCGTAGAGTCAACCTTTCAAGCATCAGAGCACCTAAGATGGGAAATCCTCGTCGAGATGAAAAACCAGCACCCTACGCCCGTGAAGCTAAGGAGTTTTTACGTACTCGTCTTATTGGCCATCAA GTAAACGTGTCAATGGAATATTCTAGGAAGGTTGGCATGGCTGATGGACCCAATGCAATAGTATCTAGTTCAGCTGATACTAGAGTCATGGATTTTGGGTCTGTTTTCCTTGTGAAGAGTGAGGGTGATGAAACCTCTTCTCCCTCTCCTAACCAACCGGTAGGCACAAATGTTGCTGAGATGGTTGTCTCACGTGGTTTTGCCACTATAGTTAGACATCGAGATTTTGAAGAAAGGTCGAATCATTATGATGCCTTGCTGGCTGCTGAATCACGTGCAATTAATTCAAGGAAAGGGATTCATTCTGCCAGGGATCCTCCAGTGATGCATATAACTGATCTGACGACG GCATCCGCAAAGAAAGCTCGAGATTTCTTGCCTTTTCTGCAAAGAAGTAGGAGGCATACTGCCGTTGTTGAATATGTCCTCAGCGGTCATCGATTTAAGTTGTTGATTCCTAAGGAAACATGCAGTATTGCCTTCTCGTTTTCCGGGGTTCGCTGTCCTGGTCGAGAGGAGCCTTTTTCAGATGAAGCTATTGCTTTGATGAGAAGGAAAATACTGCAACGGGATGTTGAG ATTGAGGTAGAAACAGTTGATAGGACTGGAACTTTCTTAGGCTCTTTGTGGGAGTCAAAGACCAATACGGCTATTACTCTTTTGGAAGCCGGTTTGGCAAAACTTCAAACTTCCTTTGGTTCAGACAAGATTGCAGATGCTCACCTTTTGTCTCAGGCTGAACAGTCTGCAAGGCGCCTGAAGCTAAAA aTCTGGGAGAACTATGTTGAAGGGCAAGAAGTCTCAAATGGCCCCTCTGCTGAAGCAAAGCAGAAAGAAGTCCTCAAG GTGGTGGTTACAGAAGTCCTTGGTGGTGGAAAATTTTATGTCCAAACTGTTGGTGATCAGAAGGTGGATGCCATTCAACAGCAACTTGCTGCATTAAACATTAAAGAAGCTCCGGTCATTGGTTCTTTTAATCCTGCAAAGGGTGATGTTGTACTAGCCCAGTTCAGCATCGATGATTCCTGGAATAGAGCCATG ATTGTAAGTGGACCACGAGGAGCTGTGGAATCACCTAATGACAAGTTTGAAGTGTTTTATATTGACTATGGGAACCAAGAAATTGTTCCATATAGTCGCTTAAGGCCCCTTGATCCTTCAGTATCGTCGGCTCCTGGGTTGGCTCAGCTTTGTTGTCTTGCTTACATTAAAGTGCCTAATTTGGAGGATGATTTTGGTCAAGAAGCTGCAGAGTATTTGAGTGAGTGCACTATGAACAATTCAAAAGAATTCAGAGCAATGATTGAAGAAAGAGATACTTCAGGCGGGAAAGCCAGAGGACAAGGAAGTGGAACTGTATTAATGGTGACTCTCGTTGATGTTGAAGCTGAAGTCAGTATTAATGCTACTATGCTGCAG